The following are encoded together in the Cicer arietinum cultivar CDC Frontier isolate Library 1 chromosome 2, Cicar.CDCFrontier_v2.0, whole genome shotgun sequence genome:
- the LOC113785513 gene encoding probable peroxygenase 5, which yields MNSYQVSLPLLISFFYVFYQIVIATATPPANNSSGYSVLQKHVAYFDRNHDGIIYPKETFEGFRALGFGVAASTRAAALIHAATSQKTRPVYFSLIFLIYLLIIHDFRFVASKFEEIFSKHAKQHANALTNDELKEMLKANREPRDFQGWVQAELDWKVLYDIAKDKNGLLHKDTAYGVYDGSLFERLEKEHSKIKNIN from the exons ATGAATTCATATCAAGTTAGTCTCCCACtacttatttcatttttctaTGTCTTCTATCAAATAGTTATTGCAACTGCAACTCCACCCGCAA ATAATTCAAGTGGATACAGTGTTTTGCAAAAACACGTTGCATATTTTGATAGGAACCACGATGGAATCATTTATCCAAAAGAAACTTTTGaag GATTTAGAGCGTTGGGTTTTGGAGTTGCAGCATCAACAAGGGCTGCGGCTTTAATTCATGCCGCTACTAGCCAAAAAACTCGTCCGGTATATTTCTCTCTCATTTTCCTAATttacttatta atcataCATGATTTTAGGTTTGTGGcttcaaaatttgaagaaattttCAGCAAGCATGCAAAACAACATGCAAATGCTTTAACGAATGATGAATTGAAGGAGATGCTGAAGGCAAATAGAGAACCTAGGGATTTCCAAGGatg GGTGCAAGCCGAATTAGACTGGAAGGTATTATATGATATAGCCAAAGATAAGAATGGCTTACTCCACAAAGATACTGCATATGGTGTTTATGATGGAAGTTTGTTTGAACGTCTCGAAAAGGAACACTCCAAAATCaagaatattaattaa
- the LOC101497027 gene encoding probable peroxygenase 5 codes for MNTMNSFQIRLPLLISFFYIFLAIATAQNSSGLSVLQKHVSFFDRNHDGIIYPKETFEGFRAIGCGVALSTTASAFIHAGLSQKTRPGKAPSPLLPIEIVNIKLSIHGSDSGVYDSEGGFVASKFEEIFSKHAKQHPNALTSDELKEMLTANREPKDFKGWLAAESEWKILYDLCKDKEGLLQKDIVYSVYDGSLFERLEKEHSKTKNNK; via the exons ATGAATACAATGAATTCATTTCAAATTCGTCTTCCACtacttatttcatttttctaCATTTTCTTAGCTATCGCAACCGCAC AGAATTCAAGTGGACTTAGTGTTCTCCAAAAACACGTTTCATTTTTTGATAGGAACCACGATGGCATCATCTATCCAAAAgaaacttttgaag GATTTAGAGCGATAGGTTGTGGAGTTGCATTATCAACAACTGCTTCGGCTTTTATTCATGCCGGTCTTAGCCAAAAAACTCGTCCG GGAAAGGCTCCTTCTCCTTTGCTACCAATAGAAATTGTAAACATCAAATTATCAATCCATGGAAGTGACTCCGGTGTCTATGATAGTGAAGGAGG GTTTGTGGcttcaaaatttgaagaaattttCAGCAAGCATGCAAAACAACATCCAAATGCTTTGACGTCTGATGAATTGAAGGAGATGCTGACGGCAAATAGAGAGCCAAAGGATTTCAAAGGATG GCTTGCAGCCGAATCAGAATGGAAGATATTATATGATCTATGCAAAGATAAGGAAGGTTTACTCCAAAAAGATATCGTATATTCTGTTTACGATGGAAGTTTGTTTGAACGTCTCGAAAAGGAACactcaaaaactaaaaataataagtaa